In Corynebacterium aquilae DSM 44791, the genomic stretch AGCTGCGTGAACGTCGGTCATGCGGTTGTTGAAGCCGACTAGTTCATTTTGGTAGCGCACTTCCATGCCCTGATTGCGCAGCAGACGCACGTTACGAGCGACCTTCTCGTCACCAGTGGTGACCATGCCACCTTCGCCTGCAGTCATGTTCTTCGTCGGGTACAGAGAGAACGCAGCGAAGGTGCCGAAAGTACCGACCTTGTTGCCGTCGATCTCTGCCAGGTGAGCCTGCGCAGAATCCTCGAACAGCATCAGACCACGCTTATCGCAGATCTCACGAAGCGCCGGCATATTTGCAGGCAGGCCGTAGAGGTGCACCGGCATGACAGCCTTGGTCTTATCGGTGATAGCAGCCTCAACAGCAGCCGGGCTGAGGTTAAAGGTATCCAGATCAATATCCGCGAAGACGGGGGTAGCACCGGTCAGAGCAACGGAGTTTGCGGTAGCCGCGAAGGTAAAGGAAGGAACGATCACTTCATCACCCGGCCCGATTCCAGCGGCGAGGAGACCGAGGTGAAGTGCAGAAGTACCGGAGTTCACTGCAACAGCAACGGCTCCAGGCGACATCAAGGCTGCGAACTCTTCTTCAAATTTTGCAACCTCAGGGCCCTGTGCAATCATGCCGGACTGAAGAACACGATCGACTGCGTCACGTTCAGGCTGGCCAATAATCGGGGATGCTGGGGGAATGAAGTGATTAGACATTATTTTTCTACCTCTACGAGTTTCTGGCCATCTTCGATTTCTTCGAAAAGATCACCGGTTTTGGGGTCACGGAACTTGCCGTCTTCGACAGCCTCGAGCGGGAAACCACTCTTTCCGACCCACTTGATACGACGCGCCGGAACACCTGCGACAAGCGCAAATGCGGGAACATCACGAGTTACGACAGAGCCTGCAGCGACGGTTGCCCACTCACCAATCGTTACGGGGGCAACGCACACAGAACGAGCACCAATAGAGGCACCCTTGCACACATGCACGCCGACGGCTTCCCAGTCATCACCGGACTTCTGGGTGCCATCCGGATTGATCGCACGCGGGAAAGTGTCATTGGTCAGGACCACTGCCGGACCGATAAAAACACCATCTTCAAGCTCCGCAGGCTCGTACACCAGCGCGTAGTTCTGAATCTTGACGTTGTCGCCGATCTTCACGCCGGTGCCAACATACGCACCACGGCCAACGACAACGTTTTCCCCGAGGGATGCCCCGCCACGCACCTGCGACAGGTGCCAAATTGAGCTTCCGTCTCCAATCTCGACGCCTTCATCGAGATCCGCTGACGGCTGAATGCGTGGTTCCATGCAAACTTCCTAACCTGAGGAGGACTGCCGTGCAAGGCAATCCTGGGAATCTAGCTTCAATCTACCCATCATTGGCCGAAGCGCGCAGACCATAAGTTCTGACATGGGCAAAGGGGGCTCAAAATTCCTGAATATTTCCTGAAAATCCTATCACTATTAGGAACCACGTGCAGATTCAAACAACTTCACTCACCGGCTTTACACCTAAAAGTGCAGCAAATTCATAAGCTAAACGAAGGACACAGGCTTGGCCCCCAAGTGCATGCTCATGAAATTAGATTACATTCCAGCAATGGATTGCCCTGGGGATTTTCCGGACCGAAAGAGCCCATCAAAATGGGGACAGCGAAATTTCACCCCTAGCCCTAAGCTAGAACCCAGGAAGGCAGCACCCCCTCACCCTTAACCCCAACACCTCGGTTCGGAAGGAATCAATGTCCAGCCCAAAGTTAATGACCGTTTACGGAACACGGCCCGAAGCCATTAAGGTTGCACCTTTTATTCGAGCAGCAGTAAACGACGAAAGATTTAAAACCGTAACGGTTTCAACAGGGCAACATCGGGAAATGCTCGAGCAAGTAAACACAATGTTCGGCATTTCACCTGATTACGATCTCGCAATCATGGAGCCTGACCAATCCCTAAACCAAGTTCTTGGTCGCGTTATTAAGGGGCTAGACGAGATCCTCATCAAAGAAAAGCCCGACGTCGTCATCGCACAAGGCGACACGACCACAGCAATGGCTGCAGCAATCGCCGCATTCAACCACGGCGCACGAGTTGCCCATCTGGAAGCCGGACTTCGAACCGGCGACATTTTCTCACCCTTCCCAGAGGAGGCAAACCGTCGACTGATCTGCCAAGTATCTTCGCTTCACCTAGCCCCAACGCCCGAGGCTAAAGAAAACTTGCTGCGCGAAGCTATCCCCGAATGCGACGTAGTTGTCACTGGAAACACTGTCATCGATGCGTTAGTAGAAGCCCAAAAATGGCAAGTAGAATTCAGCGACTCAAAGCTGCAAGGACTCACCGCCGATCAAAAAATTGTCATGGTCACGACCCATCGCAGGGAGAACATCAAAGCCATGGCTGCAATCGGCCGGGCTATGCGAGCCCTTGCCATGCATTTCCCCGATGTGACGTTGGTGCTTCCAGCTCACCTCAACCCCAAAGTTAGAGCAGCTGTTTTCCCAGAGATTCAAGGATTAGACAATGTCATCGTCACCGA encodes the following:
- a CDS encoding DegT/DnrJ/EryC1/StrS family aminotransferase, encoding MSNHFIPPASPIIGQPERDAVDRVLQSGMIAQGPEVAKFEEEFAALMSPGAVAVAVNSGTSALHLGLLAAGIGPGDEVIVPSFTFAATANSVALTGATPVFADIDLDTFNLSPAAVEAAITDKTKAVMPVHLYGLPANMPALREICDKRGLMLFEDSAQAHLAEIDGNKVGTFGTFAAFSLYPTKNMTAGEGGMVTTGDEKVARNVRLLRNQGMEVRYQNELVGFNNRMTDVHAAIGRAQLEQVSGWTEQRQANASRLSAELQGVVVPHVPEGYVHVYHQYTIRFDGASPEERDRMAEALKTEYGVGTGVYYPVPNHRLPSLEHFAPDLHLPVTEKAAAECLSLPVHPVLTDQDLDRIITAVNAVAKAGA
- a CDS encoding acyltransferase; the protein is MEPRIQPSADLDEGVEIGDGSSIWHLSQVRGGASLGENVVVGRGAYVGTGVKIGDNVKIQNYALVYEPAELEDGVFIGPAVVLTNDTFPRAINPDGTQKSGDDWEAVGVHVCKGASIGARSVCVAPVTIGEWATVAAGSVVTRDVPAFALVAGVPARRIKWVGKSGFPLEAVEDGKFRDPKTGDLFEEIEDGQKLVEVEK
- the wecB gene encoding non-hydrolyzing UDP-N-acetylglucosamine 2-epimerase, which gives rise to MSSPKLMTVYGTRPEAIKVAPFIRAAVNDERFKTVTVSTGQHREMLEQVNTMFGISPDYDLAIMEPDQSLNQVLGRVIKGLDEILIKEKPDVVIAQGDTTTAMAAAIAAFNHGARVAHLEAGLRTGDIFSPFPEEANRRLICQVSSLHLAPTPEAKENLLREAIPECDVVVTGNTVIDALVEAQKWQVEFSDSKLQGLTADQKIVMVTTHRRENIKAMAAIGRAMRALAMHFPDVTLVLPAHLNPKVRAAVFPEIQGLDNVIVTEPLPYDQFTKLMGMSTLVLTDSGGVQEEAPSLGKPVLVMRENTERPEAINAGTVRLVGTSQDKIVEEATLLLSDKNAYDKMANAVNPYGDGKATDRILNALAEMFGVGQRSPDFSAS